A single Campylobacter ureolyticus ACS-301-V-Sch3b DNA region contains:
- a CDS encoding acetyl-CoA carboxylase subunit A: MIHKILIANRGEIAVRVIRACRDLHIKSVAIYTKPDFSSLHVRIASEAYEVGEHPLEGYLDPQRIVEVAKHCGADAIHPGYGFLSENYEFAKAVEDAGLIFIGPKPDIIRKMGNKNIARYLMKKNGIPVVPGTEKLNNENIETIKRYAQQIGYPVILKASGGGGGRGIREVHKEEDLERLLEDCKREAKAFFNSDEVFMEKLIINPRHIEFQILGDNYGNIIHLMERDCSIQRRHQKIIEVAPSPTVSENLRKTMGVTAVAAAKAVNYTNVGTVEFLLDDYNNFYFMEMNTRIQVEHGITEEITGVDLIVRQIRAAAGEILDLEQSDIKAQGFCIEARIVAEDASKNFTPALGKVTGYYPALGPSVRVDSHLYRDYNIPPYYDSLLAKLIVSGTSFDLVVNKFERALDEFSIEGVTTTLPLLLAISQSREFRRGFFDTSYTDKNLPMLLEKMQIYKNKKNKFKKEDDLSMVIIEAVKRFEEDLKEEEK, from the coding sequence ATGATACATAAAATTCTTATTGCAAACCGTGGAGAGATAGCTGTTAGAGTTATTAGAGCATGTAGAGATTTACATATTAAAAGTGTTGCTATTTATACAAAGCCTGATTTTTCATCATTACACGTAAGGATAGCCTCAGAGGCTTATGAAGTTGGCGAGCATCCACTTGAGGGATATTTAGATCCTCAAAGGATAGTTGAAGTTGCAAAACACTGTGGTGCAGATGCGATACATCCAGGATATGGTTTTTTAAGTGAAAACTATGAATTTGCAAAAGCTGTTGAAGATGCGGGACTTATTTTTATTGGACCAAAGCCAGATATTATTAGAAAAATGGGTAATAAAAACATAGCTAGATATTTAATGAAAAAAAATGGTATTCCAGTTGTGCCAGGTACTGAAAAGTTAAACAATGAAAATATTGAAACCATAAAAAGATATGCTCAACAAATAGGCTATCCAGTTATTTTAAAAGCAAGCGGTGGCGGTGGTGGAAGAGGTATTAGAGAGGTTCATAAAGAAGAGGATTTAGAAAGACTTTTAGAAGATTGTAAAAGAGAGGCAAAAGCATTTTTTAATAGTGATGAAGTTTTTATGGAAAAACTTATCATAAACCCTCGCCATATTGAGTTTCAAATTTTAGGTGATAATTATGGCAACATAATTCATTTAATGGAAAGAGATTGTTCTATTCAGCGTCGTCATCAAAAAATAATAGAAGTTGCACCAAGTCCAACAGTAAGTGAAAATTTAAGAAAAACTATGGGTGTTACAGCAGTTGCTGCTGCAAAAGCTGTAAATTATACAAATGTTGGAACTGTTGAGTTTTTATTAGATGATTATAATAATTTCTATTTTATGGAGATGAATACTAGAATTCAAGTAGAACACGGCATAACAGAAGAAATTACCGGGGTTGATCTTATAGTAAGACAGATAAGGGCTGCAGCTGGTGAGATACTTGATCTTGAGCAAAGTGATATAAAAGCTCAAGGATTTTGTATAGAGGCTAGAATTGTAGCAGAGGATGCCTCAAAAAACTTTACTCCAGCTCTTGGAAAAGTAACTGGATATTATCCTGCCTTGGGACCTTCTGTTAGGGTTGATAGTCATTTATATAGAGATTACAATATTCCTCCTTATTATGATTCGCTTTTGGCAAAACTTATTGTAAGTGGTACAAGTTTTGATTTGGTTGTTAATAAATTTGAAAGAGCTTTGGATGAATTTAGTATAGAAGGCGTTACAACAACACTTCCTTTACTTCTTGCAATTAGTCAAAGTAGAGAGTTTAGAAGAGGATTTTTTGATACATCATACACTGATAAAAATCTTCCAATGCTTTTAGAAAAAATGCAAATTTATAAAAATAAAAAGAACAAGTTTAAAAAAGAAGATGACTTAAGTATGGTTATAATTGAGGCTGTTAAGCGTTTTGAAGAGGATTTAAAAGAAGAGGAAAAATAA
- a CDS encoding HU family DNA-binding protein has product MKKAEFIDLVAKKADMTKKDTSIALDAILEGIKECLVKGDSISFIGFGSFDVAVRAAREGKVPGTNKTYKSPATNVVKFKVGKQLKDAVAASKKAKKK; this is encoded by the coding sequence ATGAAAAAAGCAGAATTTATTGATTTAGTTGCTAAAAAAGCAGATATGACAAAAAAAGATACTTCAATTGCACTTGATGCAATACTTGAAGGTATTAAAGAGTGCTTAGTAAAAGGTGATTCAATAAGCTTTATAGGCTTTGGATCTTTTGATGTTGCTGTTAGAGCTGCAAGAGAAGGTAAAGTTCCTGGAACTAACAAAACTTACAAATCACCAGCTACAAATGTTGTTAAATTCAAAGTTGGTAAACAACTTAAAGATGCAGTTGCTGCTTCTAAAAAAGCAAAGAAAAAATAA
- a CDS encoding NnrS family protein — MTRYFNNSMRLFYISSCVAMMLGVCFALAKMDIYKFIFLHIAPAFAYSGFLLTALKSWHNYTKSLFLVKITFYFAILLALFLSFFALNLSYLLLGVFWLSFAIVALFLMIRDGNLANISIAFSLFSFFLVEVLLFLNYDEKFSELFLHLNLILLLIVGFKISLVIANKALKEIKDAVFIPNFIDKNLAIFFIFLYMIAFLYDKSVSGYFAIAVGLVVFAKLRELFYLILLKKAYVFIYFLITLFMAIGYFGLGVCELFLANFRVWMIDFLYLSSVVAMLLFIFNVTSLLHSKEELSFTNSTKFSFLALFLSAILGNFLYLQALLLITSLLICITNLKNIK; from the coding sequence ATGACTAGATATTTTAATAACTCAATGAGACTATTTTATATCTCATCTTGCGTTGCTATGATGCTAGGGGTCTGTTTTGCCTTGGCAAAGATGGATATCTATAAATTTATCTTTTTGCATATTGCACCAGCTTTTGCATATAGCGGCTTTTTGCTAACTGCCTTAAAGTCGTGGCATAACTACACAAAATCCCTATTTTTAGTGAAAATAACCTTTTATTTTGCCATTTTGTTAGCTTTGTTTTTATCTTTTTTTGCACTTAATTTATCATATTTGTTACTTGGAGTCTTTTGGCTTAGTTTTGCTATTGTTGCACTATTTTTGATGATAAGAGATGGCAATTTAGCAAACATTAGCATAGCTTTTAGCCTTTTTAGCTTTTTTTTGGTTGAAGTTTTGCTCTTTTTAAACTATGATGAGAAATTTAGTGAGCTTTTTTTACATTTAAACTTAATTTTACTTTTGATTGTTGGCTTTAAGATTAGCTTAGTCATCGCAAACAAGGCATTAAAAGAGATAAAAGATGCAGTTTTTATACCAAACTTTATCGATAAAAACCTAGCTATCTTTTTTATCTTTTTATATATGATAGCTTTTTTATATGACAAAAGTGTTTCAGGCTATTTTGCCATAGCTGTTGGACTGGTTGTTTTTGCCAAATTGCGTGAGCTTTTTTATCTCATTTTACTTAAAAAGGCATATGTTTTTATCTATTTTTTAATAACACTTTTTATGGCGATAGGTTACTTTGGGCTTGGAGTTTGTGAGCTGTTTTTGGCTAACTTTAGAGTGTGGATGATAGATTTTTTATATCTCTCATCAGTTGTGGCTATGCTTCTTTTTATCTTTAATGTCACCTCTCTTTTGCATAGTAAAGAAGAGTTAAGCTTTACAAACTCAACTAAATTTAGCTTTTTAGCTCTCTTTTTGAGCGCTATCTTGGGAAACTTTTTATACCTACAAGCTCTCTTGCTTATTACAAGCCTACTTATCTGCATAACAAACCTTAAAAATATTAAATGA